DNA from Gracilinanus agilis isolate LMUSP501 chromosome 3, AgileGrace, whole genome shotgun sequence:
GGAATGAGAAGTAATGACAATGGAACAAGGAGTAAaaagtttttctgaatttattttcatgGAATGCTTAATTATATCTATATTTGCATctatattttaatgaaagaaacTATCTTTCTAATGGGAATATTTTGTAGTCTCCTGAAATTGAAGGAAAAGTCTCTTATTTCATGGAAATTAAAGCTTATTTTATTCCTGGCTTAATGCTTCAGTTTGGCTGTGCAGCTCTTTAGGTTCATTctagtttttcttctaattttttaacttaTTAACTTTGACAAGTAACCTCTTGGTTGTGAACAATTTTATTCACAATTCGTTTTTCTGATTCAAAGTGAACATGAGTGCCCTAATCCCCTAATGGGAATTAATTGCATGTTTCAGTGCTTAGCTCTAATCCTTTCTCAATCCCCACAGGGACGTGGTTCTTCCTGAAGGATCTGTATTTGTTATTCCAAACACAATCAGAAAGGTAAtgatttttcttctaaaagaaaCCAGAGATGCAGAAtattaatgttcttttctttgtattggaACAAGAAGTAGTATCCCCAAAACTATTTTGTATTATGAAGGATAAATGGTATTTAATTAGGcaggtaaaatgaagaaaaaagagtttGATTATTTTGTCAGACTTAAAATGATTTCTTAGGAAAAGGGATTTAACATTTATTGTTAAACTGTTATAGAAATGTTATTTCCTTCCAGTGAAGAAAATGACTACACTGATTTTTACAGGGTCAAATGACGATTCTCTACCTCAAATGTAAAGTTTTTTGAAGAGTTTAATTTACAATAAGCCATATTTGGCCATCTACTGTAAAGATCATTTCCATGACTAGGTAGGACCAGAGCTGGAGCTACTATttaggttttaaaataatgacacctctctctctctctctctctctctctctctctctctctctctctctctctctgttgttCTCTCTCTGTCGTTCTCTCtgttgttctctctctgtctctctcactgaCTCCCATTTAATGTTTAGAAATAGTCTACTGAAGCAAATTCAAAACCTCTCATTTAATGTGTCCAACTGGTGATGACATTTGAATACCTTAGAACGATGTTACTCACATATTCATGTTGACAAGATTGATGTCTGAGCTGGAAAAGCAGGATGTGCTGGCATTGTCACTGGGTCACTGTGCTGGTTACATTTACTATATAGCCACAGGACAAAAGAGAGACTTTgttgttaaaatgttttttgatgaCAAAAAAGCTAAATAACTCACAGACAGACATTTCTATGTACCGCTTTCTAATCGTCCACCCAACTATAAAACCCAGCCTTTCACTTTATTTAAACCACAGTCTCCACTAGGACAAAAAGCCACTTCTAATGCCATTACAAATGTGGCAGGACTTTCTGTTGGTCAGAGTGGCTGTATATATCGAATAAGGGCCTCAGTCATCCAGGCTGTGCTAGAAAGTCATGTGAATGGCCCCACATTATGGCTGCTCTACGGAAATTGCAATTTTACTTCATGAATGAATTCTGCAGTGTTCTGTGGCCATCCCTTGGGTCTTACCTCTGAGACCCCTGCTGGGGAGGGGACTTAACATCACTTATAGCTTCTCTACAATTGTTTACCACAGTGATGATAGTGTAGTGGTAAGATTTTAATAGATGTTTCTATACCAAAGACTTTTAATTTCCATGATTCATGGAATGAAGACATTTGAGaatagcagaaaaaataaaaatatttttgatatagGATAaagtatgtatctatctatattgctataatgataaaattttcagctttaaaagatgaacttatgttctaatatttttattcagcCTCAAAAAACAATTAGTTTGGTCTATGGAATGATCCACAgaatattaaacataaaataataatactaggATAATGATTTGTCCCAGGACTGAACTCcatcaaatgagaagaaaattataGCATCTATATACATTTCAGAGGCCTTTCACATATTTAATGTAATCATCAGGACTACCTAGTGTGAGAGGTTGGATAGGTTTTGTGTCCATTTAGCCTcccccaaaaagaaagaaagaaatcggAGGTTATGATATtgccccaaagtcacatagttaccTAGCAGCAGAGCTAGGACTAGAATAGTTTCTTACTCTTGGTCCAGTGTACTTGATCAGACTTGCTACAGAAATAAGGAATCCCCTCTCCCCGGCCCCCAAATGTAAatcatttaacaagtatttagactcatatatataatacatatatatgcaacaCATTGTCTTAGGTGCTAAGGTCGATAGAAGTCAAAGACACAATTCTTGTTCTTTGGGAATTTGCATTCCATTTGCAAGGAAGTAAGGCATGAGCAGAAAAATTCTAACATAAGGCAGCATATGATAGGTATCATAGAAATGGGGCAAAAATATAGGGAAGTACTGGGGATTTGGAGAAACTCAGGATTGGAGTTggcatttttcttttatggtcCTGAAGATCAAGGACATAGAATTCTACATTTGACTCTTAGGCGAGATCTAGTTGGTGTATCTTATTTGTATCTCATACTATTAGTGACATAGTCCATGATCACAAAGTCAAATTCAGACAGTGAATTGATCTGAAAACCTATTCTTTTCATGAAACCTCACTATAAAATACCTCTCTGGTATCTTGGTTTAAAAATaccattaaaataaatatatataatctgaGACCTTCCTTTGACACATACaggttgtgtgattctgggcaagtcgcttcactTCTTATCCCAGGCAGCTTCTGATCTGCATTATTAGTGGGATTTTTTTCATTGGAAATTCCttacaccaataaaatcatataCCCCTCACAAAATATTAATCTGAATAAAGAAATTTCACATAGTGGAAAGTTACATAAACCTTTGGGATTCAGTTTTATTAGTCACTCCTATCATCAACAACTCTCACAAACAAAAGAGTGTCCCTTCAAGTCAAAGGGACTTGACTTGTCTATTTCTTTCCCATTTGAATGTTACAACTGTAAGTAAAGTTCTGTCCCTGATAAATATGGAAACAGATTAGCAAGTATTTATGGGAAATTTTCCATATGGAAAAcggaaataatttatatatatgacTTGGCAACAGTTATTTATAAGGTTAGTGATAGAGACAGTTGAATAATGATCACAGAAAAGGAACTGAAACCAGATTATAGTTTAGCAAACAGACTAAAGTTTCTGTCTTCTCTCATCCTGTCTCTGAGTTGTTTAATTCCTACTCCTGGATCAACTTCTCCCAGAACATATAACTAGGTACAAGACTTTTCTTACAGTGCTCAACAAACATTGCTGAATGAAAGAAAACCAGAGACTATTAATGCTATAAAATAACAAGATCATGACTCCCCAGGTTCTCCCTGGCAGTCAGCCTGTCCCTGCATTTGTTCTCACCTGTTTGAACTGCATTAGGAATTGTGGAATGAAGGTGCAAAGGTAGTGAGAAGTAAAGAAAACATGGGGCTTTATCAGTCAGTGGAGCTACAAAATTCATGTTACTAGAACATGAAAACTGTCTATACTTTCAGTTCTACTTTGGTTTCAAGAATTACTTCATCTAGGAGGTTTGGTTCTGTTAATGAATACAAATGAATAGCAATAGTATATTCCAAAGTTCCTTTTGGGAAACATGAAAAACCATAATTACTATCAATGTAATATATGAGGATTTGCAAATTTTAAGAATGGAAGCACATTCAGAATTGCTATTTACCTTTGTTTCTACAACCACATTAATATACTTAGAATTTTACTGTAAGATAGAAAACCTcaactttagcaaaattttgttttgttttgttttttaagtgacttccttCAGGCCATAGAGCTCTCAAATTATAAACCTAAAACAGGTTCCCATAGAAACAAAGGTATAAAGATGGGTAGATTTCAAGGGCAGTCCACAGACACCCTTAAGCACATAAATATGCACACATACCAGTATTGTTTGTGACCTTTCTTTGGAAAAATGCATTCTTATTCCTAAATGGATATAAGGGCATCTTTATCCCAGTTTTTAGATTCATAGGAAATCCAATCACTACTACCAAGCTAGAAGGTACCTCAGCCACCACCAGTAAGTCCTTTGTCGTGTGGAAGGAACCAGTAGTTCCTGAGGTCATGTTTAAAGTAACTTCCAAAAGGGCGAGCTACCTGGGCTGCCCGGGGACAGTAGCGCCATTCTGTGCAGAATGTCAGCCTCCCACGAGACATccatcattttgtatttttgctAAAGAACTAAATTACTGTCGCAGCTTAAGCACTACTAAACACGTGTCAGTTACAACGTGCTTATCGAGAAATTGCCCTATGTTGGAGAAGGTGGTGCACACTCCATTCGCTCAGGCTTGGGAAAGCTCACACATATGCTGAGCTTTCAGAGTGTCCCTCCTAACTGCTGTGTTTTAAATTGTAGTATTTGTGAATGTGAAGCAATTTAAATGAGCAGAGAGGAGATGGTGCTGGTGCTCAGGGTAATGGTTGGACAAAACAGAAGCCAGACAGCTATCTATCTGCTACTTCCTAATAGGAGAGACCAAGTTAGGCATAGTTCCCTGGGCTGCTAAGATTTAAGAACTCATTTTCAGATGGAATAATACTAatctaggaaaagaaaatacagatgTAACACGAAGGGTTCTCTTCTAGAGACATTCCACCACTCTTCCTTTACTGTAGCCTCTCAACTTCTGCCCCTTGGAGTCATTAGTCTCTTTTAGAGCAAAGCCAGGCTTAAAATTACTAGTAAATACTTTGTACATGTTGTCTTACTCCCATCAAATATAAACTTCAGGTCAGGgacttccttttttgtctttgaatctccatCATACTCTCTTGTACACAGAATACACTTAATGTCTATTGAATTCTTTAGGGAAAAAGTGAAAAGGCTCAAAACCTGAGGAtcatgaagaaagagaaggaattcaTTGTTTTAGTACTTATAGAAGCAGCTATTAGGCTAATTCTTGTTACTCAGTTGCTATAGAAATAAATGGCAAGAGATATTGATGAAATGATTATAAACATACAAGATTTTGGTCTAGACCAGtatttcctaaacttttttgtCTAGAAGGACCTGTTTGGGCTTGAAATATATTGATGAAATGCATAAATGCTGGACTAGGTTTCTGCCCACATGAAATATTTGTGTAGGAAATTCAGCccacaaaaataaaagttaagagaACTAGAACTGGTTTGAAGAGTGTATCTCTTCTAACTACTGATAGATATTCTAGAAGGTCATAGtatcttctctccctcctgcaCCCTAGGACTATAGACTGTGTTGCCTCAATTCTGTAGCCATTTATTACTTACTTTATCACTGGCATGGTTAGGGAACTCAGCCTTTTAttcaagcaaaatattttttcctttttgctatcTTTTGGTTCTCTTTAAACAGTTAAAAAATGATCCGTTATCTTACCCCTCCCCTGTGTCTTCCAACTTTTGAAAGATTTTAAGTATCTCCTTATGGTCAAACTTTAACACCTCCCCCCTTTCTTTAACCCTCATATAGTATACTGACATACTTGTTTTCTGATTTTCAGCTTCTTTAATCAGCATGGAACGTGTCTTTCTGTATGGGACTCTTAAAAAAGGCCAACCCAACCACGGCTTAATAAGCAATTCTATCTCTGGGAGAGCAGAATTCGAAGGCCTGGGTCGCACAGCAGATCCATATCCTTTGGTGATTGGAAGCAAAAATAACATTCCCTTTTTGCTGAATGTCCCAGGAAAAGGACACCACGTTACTGGAGAGATCTATTCTGTTGATGACCAGATGCTGCAATTCCTTGATGATTTTGAAGGCTGCCCAGACACGTATCAACGCACTCCAGTGAGGATTGAAATATTAGAGTGGGAAGGTAAAAGCAGTGCACCTGAGGAGAGGCCAGCTGTTAACAGCATTATGGAATGCTTTGTGTACAGCACAACTAACTACCCGCCAGAGTGGATAAATCTCCCTTACCATGACAATTATGATTCCTTGGGGGAACACGGTCTTCGTTATAATCCACgggaaaatagatgaaaaatggaaaggaacactCATGAGTAAGATGAATAAAACACATGTTGATTATAAGATGACCTCATCTTAATTTGCTGTTATCAggttcttcttcattttttataagaaGCATAGTAATACTTTTAAGACAGATCAAAACTGACTTGTAAAGTCAGCATTATAGAAATCTACACTGGGCATAAGGCTTTAACACAGCTTAACTTAGAGATGATTTTGACACATTGACAGCATTGTACTGATCATGCTTTATTTGTATTCTTCCTGTCTGCTCCAATGGTGTTATCTTTTAAGGTTTTACAGAAGAAAGGTTCAATTgtaaaattcaaattcatttaaTGGTAGAGATGCTGACATTTTCTATGTTCAAAGTTCATTCTGTGCTATCATATAATTGTGTTACCTTGTTTTTAGATAGCTTTGGGAACGAATCTTTGAAATATGTTATTTTGACCCACTAGACTGTACCAGTACTGCTGAATTGACTCTGGCCTATTATACCTAGATGTTTTTAGAAAAGCTGCTTTGGGGATGCCTGATCCGCTGTAACAAATCCTCAAGAGGAATAGGCAGCATTGTGTCAGTAAGTAATTTGGTGTATTTGTACATTCATTCTTGCTACATTTGCAGAAGCAGATAGGAAAATACctatagtaataaaaaaaaaaacggcCATTCAAAACTAAACCATTTAAGGAGCTTAAACATGGCATAATGATGCTTATGTCCAGAATCGTTTACAAATCTATCTTAAATTggcttccccctttcccttccttcatctaGTAGAATAGCAAGACACCCACTTGCTTGTAGATAAAATCAAGTACCCTGGATTTAGTAACAAACTAAGGGGTTTAGACCAAAGCCCAGATTCCCCAGAACCACGAATACATCACTGACTCTTAGAGGGAAACAGTGCCTAGGGGTGGGGCTTATCACAGAAAACCCAACACATTGGcaattttttctttagatttgACAGCAAACTTAAGCTTGTAAGTACAAACAGCActtgaaataattttagcaaGGCATGAAGTACCAATTACTATCCACCTCCATTTGATATTTCAAGTCATTGTAGATTCAAATGAATACACACTTCCTTGAAGCCTTTGCACTAGAATGCTTCGACAACTGCCGGGCAGTGGTCCTTCGCAACCTCTCTAGTTTCAAGTTTTACTTACTCTTCAACTTAATGGTAGAGGGTGAACACTAGCTGCATGCCTAGAGTAATGAAATGGGtgtttatttttagcttttttttctcaattgaaaACATGCTTCACAAAAACACAAGTTTGTTGTCAGCTGATAAGCCAGCAGGATCACAACAAAGAACTATTATCACAGGGCCTGGTGTAAGAACTGTTGAGCAGTTGCTGTTCTTTTTACTAGCCTGGAGAAAGGGGTGATTATATTTGCAGGCCATTCCTGGGGAGCACAGTACTAATTGAGACAGGGCAGAGCACCTTGGAAGAAGTTAAGGTGTTCTTTAGATGAGAAACTGCAAAGCTTTAGGCTTACATCCAGTACTATACCACTCAACACCATGACATAAAGAGAGTATTGTAAATAGGGTAGAGTTCTTCAGAAAGTTAAGACTGATGACAAATCAGGCTTTTGGGTCCTTTCATTATGGAAAAGTCAAGAGCTGGGCTACTCGGGGTCTAAGATAGACTAATGGTAATTTGAAATGATCAAAGACTGGCTGAAATGTGCACACATTCTTAGAAGGGATCACAGAAAGAGGCTGGTATTAAAGTCTACTGGCACAGATTATCATCTTGTGTACATTGTCTTCATTCAAAAAAAGGGCAAACTAATATTTAGACAAATGTTCcgttttattgatttaattttgacACTAGGAAATCTCACAGCAGAAGTACAAATCATATGTACAAGTATTTATATCAATACAAATTTCCATTGGTGATTTTTTGGCAGAATGTTAGTTTTGACTATATATGGAATAAATATGACCAAGTAAAATCTGCTGCACAGGAGTGTTCCCATAAAATGCCGGAATAAATTTGGTGTGAaagaatagtaataaaaatagctaattaAAATGGGTGATGATTAAGGATAATATTTTATTCCAGTTCTACAAGAAGATCTCCTTCTCCAACTGTGTCTCCAGCTTTGCAATGCACTGATTTCaccttaagttaaaaaaaaaaaaaaagaagagtaatcATTAAATAGTATTTATAGGGATGAAGGGAAAAGCAATATTCAGAACCACATTTGGAAAAGACAAGGAGGTCTCTGCAGGATCTGAGGCACAGGTACAATCTGCTTGGCTCCCTGAAGTCCTCAGATATGGTGCTAAATGAGACTGGGAGTGTGGGCATGACTCATTCTCTCCTCTGCCCCATCTCCCTTTAGAGCGAGTGTCCTTTTGTTCTTATTTGCTTGGCCTCTCAGTTCAAGGAGGAATccttttgggaaaataatttttgcaaTGCATAATATTTTAGCTGGTAGTGCAGCCATGAAAATGTCCAAATGTCCAGTGATTTCTCCCTACCCTTCCTCACCCCAACACCTCCCTGCTCCCCATCCAAAAAAGACACACATATGCAAGTACTTCTTTTTCTGCTTGAAACATTTGGGTTCCAAATATGAACTGGGTGCTTTTGAAAACCAGAATCCTCCTAAATCTTACTGCCATGTACCCCAAAAACCTAGAATAGAATTTTCTGAAATGCTGTAGCCTATTTCATATTCTCATTGAACCCCAGTGCAATTCAAAATGAGAGaactaatttttattaattaaaggaacaattaaaagtagaaaGCAAAGAACCTGTAGCCCTGAGACTCACTGTTGTAATTAGGCACTTGCCTTTGAATAGAAATTAAACAAGagaagtattatatatatattgtccACTATGGGTTTCTGATGTTATGGATTTATTTCCCCCGGTGATTATTACtatagttggttttttttcctctgtcttaTAAAAAAGTTCTGCCTTCCAAAAATGTCACATATTTCTTGACATTATGAtactggggagggaagaggagggcagAGGGAAAGGTTTATTTAATTTAGCAGAGGCTCCAGTGAGAACTGGAGCAGAACTAGGTGGCCATTTGGGCAACTGGTAGAAATAAAAAGTTCCAGAGGTGCTTAGAATCTTGTACACTCTTCCCAAGTCAACTGTAACTCACTCATATGTGAGTAGaccaggaaggcctgagtttttCCAAGTGGTGTGGATCTGGTCAATATGAATACTTCAAACCACCTCATTCAACCTATGCCAGTTGGGCTGAAGGGGCTGCTTTTTTCCAGGTCTGATTCCTTGACCGTTCGTATATGATGTATTTTTAATGATGCTGCAATTATTCTGGAAAAGGAGCCACATATAGTGTGAGCTTTCTTTACTGGGATACTTGGAACTGCCTGGAAAAAAAATGACCCTGTGATgtgaaaacaaataataaaaatccaATTGCATCAACCTTCCCTTTGACTTGACCTGGCTTCTTTGTACTCAAGTCTCTGACAATCAAAGTTCTGTATCAGGGAGCTTAGAGGAAAAGAAAGCTCATGGTAATAAATCAGATACCTTATTTAAAAGTGATACAAACTCTACTGTGTAAGAGAATGTGACTAGATCAGCGTGAGCCCTTCCCAGCCACTGGGAAAACAGTGGAGTGCCACTGGTGATGGGTCAGAGCATCATCCCTGAATATGCAAGATAagatataattgaacaaaatttaggctcaacttaaaaaaaaattatgcttagTTTTTAAAGGGCATCTGCCAGAATGATGTGCCAGAAAACATGCAATTATATCACATATATCACCAAGGTTCTAGAATTTAAGTCAACAAAATAAAAGTTGTTAAAATCATGAGAAATGGATACTATTTCCTATTTACTATTTCCCATTCACTCTAAAAACAGAAGACTCAAAAAGAACCCACAGGTCTTTGCTTTGCTTTATGCTTGATCCTCACTAGGTTTAAGTGGCATTTGCACAGGAACCCCAATGTGGCACCCTATTTCTTGGGCCTCACCAAAACTGCTGGTGCTTGAGCCCCAAACAAACCTTTTCTGGTACCCTATCATAAACTGGGCATCACCAATGCTTTCAGGGGGTAGTCATTTGGCCAGATTTCTGGTATTTGGATTTGGCTTATTTTCTGTGCATGTGTATCAGCAGATAGAATCCgagtttttgaaatttttttcaaggTGGCTGAATTTCTTACTTTTCTGGGGCTGTTTTGCCATAGCTAAGAGGGTACTGCAAGAAAGCCACAGCTGTGCCATTACCAGACTTCAAAACGAGAGTTACTTTGGcccctctttctgtctcaggACCTCGAAGGGCCCCTGCAGGGCCATCTTATTCAAATGTCTTACTTTACAAATAAGATTGAAtcacagagatgttaagtgacttgtccagggccagaTGATGTACATGGCTGGGCTGGAATATCATACTCTTTAGAGTATAAACACAAATGTATGCTTTGAGTATATCATTTGGTTTCAAATTATGTCACTTGAATCTTAAGAAGAATAATTTGTTTTCTGTAGATGTGAACAAAGCTTAAAATTCTGCCTCCTTACCTCaaaaatctataatttcattagtgTGGTCACCCCCTGCCGGCAGACTCTGCCCCTTTATAGCAGATggtctttgggaatcactatggCCGACAATGTCTTCTTCCTGTGGCCATAATAGTTATTAGCCTCTCCTAAACCTGGCCAGGCTGGTTTTAGACCACAGTCTATCATCAGGACATGGTCAGATGTTTTACATCTTTGTAGGACCTGCTAGGGCTTATGACCCAAAAAGAGAAAACCTCGAGAACACAGGCATTGCCAAGTACCCTTGTTAAATGGCTACGCAGGGACTTCGGCACATCCACCACTTGATCTAAAATTGAATTCTTCTCTTTATGAAGAAATTATTGTGAAAAACCGATTTACATTAATTTTTGCAATCTATAAAACCATTCCCTGCTGTGTCACCTAAGTCTCAGATAACTAACTGCCTCCAAGACAGatgtaaacattaaaaattaaagaccCCTCAATTTGAAAGGCATTCAAATGAAGAACCACTGTGCTTTTGCCTCCTGTACATTCCTAGTTGCTTTTGGGGAGAAAAGGGCAGGGCCTACCTGGGCTAAATTTTGGCTCAGTTTAACTCTCCTGCATTATTGTGTTGGGAGAAAAAGCACCAGATAAAGTGACAAGATCCAGTTCTGGTTCCAAATCAGTCACTAGCTGTGCAACTAACTGTTCACAAGTCACCTTCCCTCAGTTTTCCCACAACTAAAGGAAAGGAACTAGACATCACTGAGAAGCCCCATCCAGGCTCTCCGGTTCTAATTTGCAAACTCAGTTTTCCTtgcctcctccctttttttcttttgttttccttgcaCCCCTTGAGACCAGAGGTTTTCCAAAGATGAGCGGCTGGATGATCTTACCTTGCCAGTTTTCCCTGCACCCATACTGTTCTGCATTTTCATAGCTTCAATCACACAAATCTCCTGACCTTCAGATAcctaggaaaacaaaaataaacaagtttCCAagccttcatctttaaaaagattTCAATTCTGCACTACTTTTTTCTTaggagcagctatgtggcacactgggtagaggggtgggcctggagtcaggaagacacgagttaaaatcccacctcagatacccACTAATCACTaaaccagtttgcctcagtttcctcaactgtacaatGGATAATATATAGCATTtcctcagggttgttatgaagatcaaatgagataattgcaaagggcttagcacagtacatggcacgtggtaagcactatgtaaatgttattaatattaGTTCTTAGTAAAGTTATCAACAAGTGTTTTGCCAAAAGATAGGGACTTTTACCAATGGCACAGCAGGAGCCTTCAGGAGAGAACaatcaagaaagaagaaagagcctATTTATTACAAATTAAACATTGATTCAGATACTGGCGAGTCTGGTTGTGGAACTTCCAGTCCAATCTAGGGGCTTGCTTTGTACCATGCAGATCCTTCATTCAGGAAGCACAACTTTGGGGGCCTTAAGGAAAGCCTGGGGCTTTTGTTACAAGTCCTTGAAGGCTGGCACATCAGGAGAAGCTAAGCCTGCCTCTTCATCATCTCTGTGGGGGCACGGATCCTAGGCACCAGAGGATAGCTCCTCCTTCACCCAGGCCGGGGCTTTCAGAATACAATGCTGAAGTTTTAATTTCTGCACTTGTTTGCATTCTGATGTGAAACATGCTCGGGCTGAGCCAGGTGCAACCCACTGGTGTTGAACCGCTTCCATTTAGGAATCAGCTGTGACTAAAGgcccttttgctttttttgcccTTTCCTAACAAGTAAGCATGGATGGACTGAGTTGAATTTTTCTCTCATctgaaattcttctcttatcttaAATTTGTAATGGAAGATTCTAGCCCCTTTAGGAAATGAAATGGGAGAAGGGCTGTGGGGATGCAACTCTAGAGTTGTGTGTGTCAGGCTCTCCTTATTCATCCCTCTTTGATGTGGCTTGGTTTTGTCCAATGCTTGCAGAAGTGCCTGGAGAATATTCTTCCCTGAAATCCCCAGATGATCTGCATGGACTCAGAGTCCCTCCTCTCAGCTCCCCCCTCGTGGTACAAGCTGTCTTACTGGCAGCCATAAGTGCCTGGGAACCCTATGTATTCCTTTCCTCTGATGTTCAGGTggtgagttgtttttttctggcACAAAAATATAGGAAGAGCTGAGATGCCAAAGCTTCAGTGCTGGCACTGAGG
Protein-coding regions in this window:
- the GGACT gene encoding gamma-glutamylaminecyclotransferase, with product MERVFLYGTLKKGQPNHGLISNSISGRAEFEGLGRTADPYPLVIGSKNNIPFLLNVPGKGHHVTGEIYSVDDQMLQFLDDFEGCPDTYQRTPVRIEILEWEGKSSAPEERPAVNSIMECFVYSTTNYPPEWINLPYHDNYDSLGEHGLRYNPRENR